In Legionella cincinnatiensis, the DNA window ACTTGCTAACCAGCCCGGCGACAATATAGTAAGATTGGTTCTAACATACATTCTGTCATTGGCTAACCAAGCACGTGCATCCCCTCCTGTAATAACCAAACGCTTACTTGCAGGAGGTGGCACACCGTCTAAAACATGAAGAAGTAATTCACTCGCTGAGGGAGGAATTCCCGTCTCTAAAGGCATTACTTTAGCATTGGGCCCATAACCTTGTACACGTAAATCAACTCGATAATCTACGGCTTTTTGTCCTGGTATCAAGGTAAGCATCACTGGGGTATTTAAGCCTCGTAATCGAACCGCTAAATTGCCGTAATTGTATGCTTTCATTGCTTGAATCATGAGCGTATTACTGGTTTTATCCCATACAATATTAAAAGCATTAGGATCGCCTAAATCATATGCTCCAATTGGCCAAGGAGCTCCTGATGAATCAAGAAATACTAACGAAGAAACAAATCCTTGTGCCAAACGAATTACGGGTGGAGTAGAACCTGGAGATAAGTTAACAAATTGAGAAGTTGCTGTAGGTTTTGGCGGTGTTCCTGCCGGTGCAGCCTTAGCATATTCCATAGTATCATTCATTTGCTTTAATTGTACGACTTGTTCCGTGTTTAGTGGATACAAATTTTTTGTCATATCTCTAAAAGCTTTATTAT includes these proteins:
- a CDS encoding DotH/IcmK family type IV secretion protein; amino-acid sequence: MNKLNWFVKFCFLCGTYSMIGSSFAQDDSAQQALQQLRLLQQRLSQNQPAGQNQAAQAGQTPNAAPAQNQNNDIPIPLANDIYKAPKPQPSKAPQSPPPSPAANQQVLSQNDEEVINNKAFRDMTKNLYPLNTEQVVQLKQMNDTMEYAKAAPAGTPPKPTATSQFVNLSPGSTPPVIRLAQGFVSSLVFLDSSGAPWPIGAYDLGDPNAFNIVWDKTSNTLMIQAMKAYNYGNLAVRLRGLNTPVMLTLIPGQKAVDYRVDLRVQGYGPNAKVMPLETGIPPSASELLLHVLDGVPPPASKRLVITGGDARAWLANDRMYVRTNLTILSPGWLASMTSADGTHAYEMQKSPVLLVSWHGKVMQLKVEGL